A window of Benincasa hispida cultivar B227 chromosome 9, ASM972705v1, whole genome shotgun sequence genomic DNA:
ATCTaataccaactgtcacaatcgccCTTTCGAAAGCTTCACTTAGCGATTGTGTGCCCCTTGTTCTCGCTCAAGAATAGGTCAGCCAATTCGAATTCGGATCGCCAATGGCACATCGAGTGCCTCTCACAACCTCGACCCCCATTTCGGAGAAAAcgattttagaaaacaaatttagaggaaaaagTTTTCACAAACGTTTGAAAGCATGATTTGATCCAAGAAAGATTGTActaggctagaaagcaataagcatcAACGAATTTATAGCATACCACTCAGAGTATGAGGatatgatgattagtcttacTCCCGTATAGTGCATTTTGAATAAAAAGACATTTGCCACCCTTGCATATGAAAACGGACGAGCGGTCATACATAGAAAGTAAACTAACTAGCAAAATGAAATACATAGGATGAAAGCATGGTAAAAAGAGGTGGAGGCGGATATGCGGCCATGAGCAACACGTCTTGGGCAAGCATGAGCGTGACACCCAACAGTTGCGAACCACGGGCAGTGAACACGTATGTGCGATTGAAAAACCCATGAACATAATCAAAGGTTGAAACCCACGATGAAAATATACCGGAGTAGGGCTAGTCGTGGCTAGGTGTATCTGGGCAGAATTTTAACGAGGGCAGATTGAGAGAGGCATACTGAGGAACCCACAAGTGATGCGAATCTGGGGTAGTTGATCGTCGACTGACTGGTGCCAATCTTGGTTGTGGGTAACCCACGAACAGTTTTGATATACAACATCCACAACCTAAAGCAATTAGTGTCGTTAGTGCATATGACCAAGAAAGACTTAGAAATGTTTCACAAATTGTTGTGGCTGGTTGGGCCGATTCAATGGCCCTATACGAATTAGCAAGAAGGCAGATGGCATCAAGTCTAGTACAACGAAGCCCACAACCCTTGCTACTTCAGTAGGGATCATATCTAGACCTGTCACAGACCAAAATTGTTCCTCTCGATGAATTTGTCGATTTTTACGTTCACGCCGGACATCTTTAATTGTCGAacaaatgcaaaatttcaaaaccCAAACGATTATGCTCTAATACCAGTTTGTTacaaaatcgacaattaaagaataaaaaaaaacataaaagaatagAGAAGATCAACACATATTTACATGagtcactaacagtgtgttaacCACTACGCCCACAAGGCAGACGgagaacaattttattaaagaaaatgttaCAAAAAATACATAATCTATAGAATAAACAATGCTCTATagggttaaagagtttatatagtaCACTTCTCCGAACCCAAGGCGATGAAGGAaaagagttaaataaataattaaatatctcctaAACCAAGTCTGATTAGGATTAAggcataatatatatatatatataacctgaatttcaagggttgggttggagacTCAGTTCGTGTCTCGAATAGCCAACCCCgaccaacccaaattttcggATGGGTACAAAAACCctccaacccaactcaaccgtGGACATCCCTATTGCTGACATTCTCAATAGAACTAGAAAAGTATTCTATAGAAACAGGATGTATCATATCATATTGGAAGATTTTGGCAGGTGGTTGAGgtattaaatatcaaaatcatATCAAAATCAGGCACAGTTACAAGAATGATTATTGTGGAACAAATGATAAAAACTACATGAGAGGGAACTACAACACTCTAGTCTACTATTACATCAGGCTATTAGGAAGAACAACCCAAAAGAGCAAAAATGAAATAGCTGTCTTTACTTTTAATAGTATTTTTGCCCGTGGAAATTAGACTACCAGAATTTCCCAGGAAATAGAGCTAACGAAGTAAATGAACTTATGGCTATTTATGGTACCAAAAAGTAGGACCTGTAATTccaattttactctgttttatCTTCTTCTAAATCGCCAGCTGGATTGTCGCTTCCACGCAGCGGTTTTATGTCTGGTACACTCCGAACGTCCTTTGAAGGTGAGGAAATCGGAGATGGTCTTATGAGTGTAAGATTTGTATCATCCTTGTCAAACTCTTCGTGTGCGTCCTCAGAGTATGCATACCTGAGAAAAATAGATGATGAAGCAATGTACAACAGTAAGAGGCAGCGGGAAGAAAAACCGAGAAACCGAGTGTTGAAACATACCGCATTGAGTTTTGAGAGGGAGCCCAGAGAGCACAAATAACACACAGTAGAGAAAATGATAAGACTTGCCAGAAGGCAGGGATAATCCACGCATTTTGCCACTGCTCATTGTAAATGTCGTTCGATTTGAAATAAAGCTGCAAGATTACATTTGAGAAATTGCAGTCAGCAACAACTGATGATGAGGGTCTGGGACAAAGTAATAAAAAACGACAAGTGACTCTGTTACCATGAACCTGCTGCAGTTTCAAAAAAATGTTCATTTCTTTCCAAAACCTATGCGTCAATGGCCCATGTCTAAACGCGTTTTTACGATAATAGAAACAAGTCTTCATGCACAAATTACCTCATAACACATCCAACCCACAGATACAATAACAGTTACGGCCAATGCATTTGTGAATTTTCTGTAAATGTCCAATTTAGTTGACAATCGTCTAGCCTGTGACATTAGCAATAATGAAGAAAAGCCAATCAGTAGAAGTTATGCCACAAAAAATGCAGAAAAAAGTTGCAGCATTAACATAAAACAAAGGTATTGGATAAAATTAGATTCGGGCAGGGATACGAACAAGGAGCAAGCATATTTTAGCAGCAAATAAATCTGCTTCcactaaataaataattaaattggaagcTCAATTTATAAGACCATGCTTTCCCTGGTACTCTACTAACCTACTCCATCGAATTATAATTTGATTAGAAGAAGATTATTTCACAATATTCTTCAGAAAACAACTTGCCAGGAGGAAATCAATCTAAAATGCAAACAACAAAAACCAGGAGGACAGAAAAACAGATACCTGAAGCTTGCTTAAAGTTGCAGAGAGGGAGGTAAATATCCAAAGAATGAAGAAAGCATCCAAGATTGCCACAGGTAGTACCAAGAAAAGTCTTGCTTTTCCTGAAAGATCACTTACAGCACCCACATTCTCAACCAATTCAAGAACTTCAGATGCCAGAAAGAAGGTTAATCCAAGCATGAGAACCTTTGATGTCAGTCCACCTAGAGTTGGTCTGACAACACCATAACCCATTGAAACCATCAAAATGATCAGACGTGCAATTGTACGTTTAACAACTCCAAAGGTGACAGCCCACATAGTAATCCCTGTTGGTCTAATCCCACTCTGGTTGAATTCAGCATACTCAAAATACCACATAGCCATCTCAAACATCCCCAATGTAATAACAACCGTAATACAATTCTGCAATGGGAAAACCTCTTTCCAGAATCTTGCATACTGTGAGAACCAAAAGATTCCAAGCAACACATAAGCAAAAGACatatacaaataaaatttcatcAGGGGTGCCATTCTACCCGGTAAGTATCCAGAAGGGTTTTTCCATATGGTTTTCCCCTCCACGACCACATTTTGAAGCTTTGGATCACAATGGAtgaaatacaaattatacatCCCTGTTTTAGTAATCTGAATTGATTTTGTCGCCAGGGTCGCAACTTGCTCATCTGTGTTGAAAGAGACTCCATAAACTTGAGGCCAACCAGAATTTTTCGACGAAGGCCGGTAAATAACTTCTCCTTCTGAACAAACACCTAGTTTAGCAAGATCTACAGTACAGCATATTGCCCTTTGGCCACCATAGGCCGAACCTCCAACCATCTCTCTATCTTCCACCTCAAACACAATTGCATGCAATGGTCCTGAGCTGAAGTTCGAAA
This region includes:
- the LOC120086681 gene encoding transmembrane protein 87B isoform X2, with product MRLSFMEVAREFAPPWLTPMMAMWILLPIANPIFVYCQTSFEKITFRRPEEFSNFSSGPLHAIVFEVEDREMVGGSAYGGQRAICCTVDLAKLGVCSEGEVIYRPSSKNSGWPQVYGVSFNTDEQVATLATKSIQITKTGMYNLYFIHCDPKLQNVVVEGKTIWKNPSGYLPGRMAPLMKFYLYMSFAYVLLGIFWFSQYARFWKEVFPLQNCITVVITLGMFEMAMWYFEYAEFNQSGIRPTGITMWAVTFGVVKRTIARLIILMVSMGYGVVRPTLGGLTSKVLMLGLTFFLASEVLELVENVGAVSDLSGKARLFLVLPVAILDAFFILWIFTSLSATLSKLQARRLSTKLDIYRKFTNALAVTVIVSVGWMCYELYFKSNDIYNEQWQNAWIIPAFWQVLSFSLLCVICALWAPSQNSMRYAYSEDAHEEFDKDDTNLTLIRPSPISSPSKDVRSVPDIKPLRGSDNPAGDLEEDKTE
- the LOC120086681 gene encoding transmembrane protein 87B isoform X1, giving the protein MSFSCCSNHLLLSFILLLCFSSLCIHASVHHYSAEKFINKGNAFVVHGGSEGIRSSMVDPNDGDVDSSSNRESYIRFEKITFRRPEEFSNFSSGPLHAIVFEVEDREMVGGSAYGGQRAICCTVDLAKLGVCSEGEVIYRPSSKNSGWPQVYGVSFNTDEQVATLATKSIQITKTGMYNLYFIHCDPKLQNVVVEGKTIWKNPSGYLPGRMAPLMKFYLYMSFAYVLLGIFWFSQYARFWKEVFPLQNCITVVITLGMFEMAMWYFEYAEFNQSGIRPTGITMWAVTFGVVKRTIARLIILMVSMGYGVVRPTLGGLTSKVLMLGLTFFLASEVLELVENVGAVSDLSGKARLFLVLPVAILDAFFILWIFTSLSATLSKLQARRLSTKLDIYRKFTNALAVTVIVSVGWMCYELYFKSNDIYNEQWQNAWIIPAFWQVLSFSLLCVICALWAPSQNSMRYAYSEDAHEEFDKDDTNLTLIRPSPISSPSKDVRSVPDIKPLRGSDNPAGDLEEDKTE